The stretch of DNA attagggttttggttgatttgtgtcttaaggtgttataccagtacgaactctagggctgtttgtgaaaattataggaatagcccaacggattgattggaaagaataactttgaggtggtttcgtaccctaccataatctcttcgtttgttctccgctattagtgactttggagtgactctttgttgcatgttgagggatagttatatgatccaattatgttattattgttgagaggacttgcactagtgaaaatatgaaccccaggccttgtttcctatcattgcaataccgtttatgctcacttttaccattagttatcttgctgtttttatattttcagattacaaaaacctatatctactatccatattgcacttgtatcaccatctcttcgccgaactagtgcacctatacaatttaccattgtattgggtgtgttggggacacaagagactctttgttatttggttgcacggttgcttgagagagaccatcttcgtcctacgcctcccacggattgataaaccttaggtcatccacttgagggaaatttgctgctgtcctacaaatctctacacttggaggcccaacaacgtctacaagaagaaggttgtatAGTAGACATCAGTGCTTGATGCATGTAGATTTCTGGGACGGATGGGATTCGGTCGTGTACGTCCCTATTTCAGCCCGGGTGGCTTTAGAAGGGTGTGATGCGAAGCTTCATTGTCTATTGACATTATGGGATATGCCGGTATTTAGATTTTCATGGTAAAGACATTGACGGAGAACGTCATGGAGGCTGATGTCTGAGGCCTTAGTAATGGTAGGTCGAGTCTTCAAGGCAATGAGGAGTTTGCTTGGTGATTTGTGACTCGTAGCAGTGGCAGCGGCAAGTGGTGGCGGTGGCACATGCGGAGTACATAGTCTTGGCTTTTAGGGTGAAAACCCAAGGTCAGGCCTTAATTGGTTGTGTTGGGCAATgtccttgttgaaggcattgtttTGAGAGCATGAATATTCTCCAGGATGAAAACCTAAAATCAATGATAGGGCGATGATGACGCTTGTGCACTGTTTATTTCTTGGAGGTGTCGTTTGTGGAGAACCTGAACTTCAGGTGTTGCCTTGGTGGTGGTTCGTGCTGCAACTACTAGGAATCGACCACTATAGCGGgatcttttttcttcttcttctttttatcTTTTGGCTGTGTGCATCCGTAATGTCCTTATGACATTTAGTTGTTGCAGAGGCTGGGTGTAATTGGTATCTCCGCGATATTAATATATTCTCTTTATCAAAAAAACCATCTCAAGTCCTTGCTGGCGCAAATTTGTGTTCCTTTTCTTTCGAAAGCAAAATCGCTGTAGGGGCATCCCATATGTAAGTACATTAATGTGTTTTAGAACTCCTCATATAAGCAGTTAAGCACCAATGGTTTAACTAGTGCAAACATAGATTTAAAAACAATGTTTGTGCATCATTGCATTTCTTTTACAAAGAGCACTTTTATTAACTTAAAATGTAGCATCAAGCAGATACAAAAACATGATGAGCAACACCCTGCCTCTGCATAACTAAGCTGTACACAAGGAAACACTAACAGTCTGACAAGAGAAAGTAAGAATAACCGACGTAACCGTATAGGACCAACACTACGCCTATGCCGAAGGAGGTGGTGGATCGATTTGGAGATTATGCCCTTTTTTCACGATTCTGGCCTTGTCTGTAAACTTTAGCACAAAATGAATTCTCCACAAAATTATTTCACGATATGACCTTTTCAAAAACGCCACAAGTCGTGGTGTTGCTGACCTATTTGGAAATGCCAAACCAGCCTACGTTGCTGCCCTGGTCGAGAAGCTATGTGGCAGGGCTGAAACGCTAGCGTTTGTGGCGTTGCTGGAAACGCCATAGTGTTTGGCGTTGCAGCCGCAATATGAAACACCAGTGTGTGTGGCGTTTTGAGCAGCCTGTTCCTTTTGCTAGTTCCCACTTATCTAAAAGGGGAGCAATGTAGGCTGGTTTGGCGTTTCTAAATAGAGCAGAAACGTCACAAGCTGTGGTGTTACCAAAAGGGTCAGACCATGAAATAAATTTCTGAAGAGTTCATTTCGTGTTAAAGTTTTCtgaaggtcaaaatagtgaaaaGAGCCACCCATGTAGGGTATGTCCATGGCCATCTGCTCCAACCGCACACATACTTTGAGTTGGTATTTCGTTTGGTGTAACTTAGACCACACACGTTTTGATGTCAAGATATTCCGACATACATCTTGGAGTTTGGTTTGACTGCGAGATAAGGCTGAACATGCACTGTTGTTAAGGCTAGCGTTTGAGTTTTTGTCATTCTGGTTTCCCGTTATAGCTCTTGATTGGAGGTTCAAACCTAGACCTTGAATTGGATATGTTCCAACAATGTTTTGTGCAATGTCATTTTTTCTTAGTGATGCTTGTCTAGTAGTTCTTTTTTGCATGATCTTATGATTTGTGCCAATTATCATTTTGTATTGTTCGACACAAGTTATGAAACCGAATTCAGATTTGGTTTAAAATCTATTTTTTCAAGATTATGTAAAATGCTAAAGAAACAAAACACTTTTGCTGACAAATCGTCAGTGGAGTGAAGATAATCTCAAAAGTCATAGTCGAGGAGCGTGGCTCGGTCCAATGCACATCGGGCTCACAGCTCTTGGCCTTGCAAATCAGCCACACTGAAAATTGTTATCGATTTCAATTTTTTGTTAATGATTAGTAACACCTTGGAACAGCCCGCTAACTGTTAGGTTTTCATTTGTAAGATCCGACAAGCAGAAAATCCTATATGACGCTCTGTACATCGATTCACACAAGGAGATCACGCGATCCTTCAGGTTGTGCCGGCCCGTTAAGTCTGCGTTCGGTGCAGAGGAATCACATAGGAATTCTGCAGGGCCGATTTCCACTGGAATATTTTCCTCTAAGCCAGTTCGCTCCACAGGAATCAGCACTGTCCATTCCACAGGAAAGTGCCCTCGACCTGTACTTTTCACGGAAATTGTTTCGCttattttcaaaaaatgtttaaaTCTTTTATTTTTTAAGAATTTTAAAGTTACAAAAATGTTTCCATTTTAACAAAAAATCACGTACTTTGTTTTGCATTTTCAAAATTGGTGGGGATTTTAAAATTATAAATTTCAAAACTTTCTTCCTTAAATTGAAAAAataagttgtgtttcaaaatgtATTCCCATGTTAATTTTTTCTGTAAATTCAGAAAATGTTGCATTTAAAAAAATATTCAGGATTTTGAAATATTTGTTCCCATGTTCAATTTTTTTTATAGATTTCAAATGTTTGTTCTCTAAATTCAAAAAATGTCATGTTTTCAAAATAAAAACTCaggattttcaaatattttttcCAACGTGAAACTTGTTTTCAAAATCAAAAAATATTCTGAAATTTTCAAAATTTAGTCGTGTTTGTAAAAAATAATAATCAAAAGTTCCACTTTTTGCTAGAATTTTGGAATTTTGTTCGTTATTCTTTTCAAGTGTTAAGTTTTGCCGTTGCATTTTGGGCTTTAAGCGTCGCTGTTTACATCTGCCACTAGAACTCGACAGCCCTAGCAGCACACGGGTCACGGATTCGAATCTCAACAAGTGTCAACTCCTTTAGCACAGGCACATGATTTTACACCTCGGGCGCTGTGGCCGGCCCAGTTTGCGTGACCCCTCTGCGTCGGGTTCCTATATGACGCAAAATGAGGCATATAGAAGGTCCCCCGGTAGGCTGCTTAAATCTTGGTCACTTCTCCGGACTTTCTTTGCATTCCTTTGAATATTGGTAAGAGAGAAGTCCATATTACAACCCCAAACTACCATTAAAGTCTAAAACACAACCCTGAACTATAAAACCGTCTAGTTTACAATCCTTAACTTTCAAAACCGGACAGAAGACAACCCTGGGGTGGTATTTGACTGGTTTTGACCGGTGTTGACCAGTCAACAACCCAGTTAGTGCCAACTCATCCGTCACGTCTTCCTTTTTTCAGCTCAGCACAATTTGTTGAAATTTTCCCAAATTTAATATGAGGGTATGTAGATTTTGaggatttttttcaaaaattTCTGGACACTTTTCTTTTTGCCAAAATTTGACCAGAGGACGTGGCAGATGAGTTGGCGTTGACTGGGCTGTTGATTGGTCAAAACCAGTTAAATACCACCAAGGGTTGTTTTCTGTCCGGTTTTGGTAGTTCATGGTTGTAAACTAGACGGTTTCGTAGTTCGGGGTTGTGTTTTAGACTTTGGTGGTAGTTTGATGTTGTAATACAAACTTCTCTCTATTAGTAATCAATAAAGTGAAGATATTATACCTAAAAAAGTCTAATGTACAATCATCTCTCCAACGTGTATTTTTCTATGATTTAGAAAACTTCTGTTTTTGTGCGTTTCTTTTTTCAGCAACCGGTTGAATACCAGAATCATTTTTGTAGTAAAAGAAATACTAAAAACCACTATCTTCTCTCTTCGTGTTATTCCTATCCTAAAAACCGACCGGATAAAATCAAATGGCTCAAAATCACAAAATTGTTCACATATTTTGTTTTGTGTTTTCAAAATTTTGTGGGCGATTTTCTTATCAATTTCAAAATTTTGTTCcctaaattcaaaaaatattcacatTTTGAAATTGTATTCCCATGTTCAATTTTTTCTATAAATTCAGAAAATGTTGCAGTTTTTTAAATTTTTCGGGATTTTCAAATATTGGTTCCCATGTTCAAGTTTTTTCTTGATTTCAAATTTTGTTCTCCAAATTCAAAAAATCTTCaagtttttcaaaaaaaaatcaggaatttcaattttttttaccaATGTTCAACTTTTGTTCAAAACTGAAGAAATATTCATAAATTTTGAAAAATTTGTCATGTTTATAAAAAAACTCACAAGTTTCATTTTTTTCTAGAATTTTGTTCGTTATATTTTTCCACGTGTTAAGTTTTGCCGCTGCAATGAGGGCTTTAATTGTCGGGCTTTACATCTGTCACTAGAACTCAACAGCCGCAGTGCAGCACACGGGTCACGGGTTTGAATCCGAGCTAGCATCAACTCCTGTTGCACATCTACATGATTTTTCACCTCGCGCCCTGTGGGCCGGTCCAGTTTGCGTTACACCCCTGCGTCGGGTTCCTATACGACGCAAAATGAGTCATATAGGAGGTTCCCCCGGTAGGCTTCTTAAATCTTGATCACTTCAACGGACTTTCTTTGCATTTCTTTGAATATTGGTAATCAATAAAGTGAAGATATTATATCTAAAAAAGTCTAATGCATAATCATCTCTTCAACGTCTATTTTTCTATAATTTAGAAAACTTCTGATTTTGTGCGTTTCTTTTTTCAGCAACCGGTTGAATACCAGAATCATTTTTGTAGTAAAAGAAATACTAAAAATCACTATCTTCTCTCTTCGTGTTATTCTTATCCTGAAAACCGACTGAATAAAATCAAATGGCTCAAAATCACCTCCCTAAAGGGGCGCCGAAATAGAAAAATTACACCTACACAACCAGGGGAGCAAACGCATGCGCCTCTCACGCTATAATTGCGCCTCCAAATCCCTCTGGCCATCCTCCAACCTAGGCGGCACTGATGGGCCGGCCTCGGCCGCCGGCGTCTTCGGGCACCTCTCGTCGTTGTCCGTCGGCTTGACCACCTCGGCTCGGCACACCGGGCATGTGGTGTGCGCCGTGAGCCACATGTCGACGCACGCCCTGTGGAAGAGGTGCATGCATCTAGGAAGTTGCCTGGCCACCTCGCCGTCGGCCATGGTGCAGAGGCATATCGAGCACTCCCACCGGTCGCTCTCGTCGGCCGTGTGTCGGTACTCGAACTTGGGCAGCGCGGCGATGGCGTCCTCGCTGAGGCCGGTGGGCCGCTTCTTGACCACCACGGTCGCCCCCGCGCCTGTCGACGTTGCGGCCCCCACCGTGACCCGGTTCACGGCCCGCCGCATGAGGTAGCAGCGTATCATGCAGAGCACGAAGAGGATGATGAGCAGCGTCGCGAATGAGATGCCGAGGACCTCAAGGTAGGACGTTGTGGAGCAGCAGGCCGGGTCGTTGTTGCGGGTGGCACGGTACGCGCTGGACAGCCGGGAGAGCGCGAAGCAGGACTGGTCGACGGGGAGGCACCCGGTGGTCTGCTCGTGCATGCGCTTGGCCTCGGCCATCGACAGATCGCTCCGAGAAGGATGGGCTGTGCAAGTATCACTATCATTGGCAATTCGCGGTAGTGTGGAGAGGAGCGGAGCGCGAGATAAATAGGTGGGTGTCTTTCTTTGGGGTTTTGCTTTGTGGTGATGGGAGCAGAGCAACCTGCGGCCGGGGGGAGAGAATGAGACGACAGTATTGTGGAAGATGCGCGACCCTTGACAGAATTAGGTTGCTGTGAGAGACCACTAGTGCCGCCCTATACTCCCTTGGTTTTTATTTTTGGGTAGCATGGGTTCTCTTCGTAAGTGTAAAAGCCATTTGTGTAGGTGAGTGTTACTGTTGCATAAGTTACTATTTCAAATTACGAAAAAACCTTCATGTATAAGAAATACAATTGGACCCGAATATTCAGCGAATGTCAGATTTTTAGGCATGGCAAATCAAACATTTTTTATGTCAAATTATGTTAGCTGAGGATGGAAAATTCGCTTTAGTTCATTTTTTGCTAGAAAATTGCTGGGCTCACCAACTAAATTTGTCCTCCACGCGCCAATACAAGTTGCCATGAGAAATGTTCGATTTGCCATGCCAAAAAATCTGACATCAGATTTAGCATTTTCATAGACTCGTGAGTAACTTTTTCCGATAAGAGGAAATTGGTGAGTAACTAGAAAATTTTACTGGATCAATAAGTCTCCAAACAACGGAAGCCCGGATCTGGATGGCTTcttaatacgtctccaacgtatatataatttttaattgttctatgctgttatattatcaatcttggatgttttataattattttatagtcattttatatcattatttgatactaacctattgacatagtgccaagtggcacttgctgttttttgcatgtttttacatcgcaggaaatcaataccaaacggagtccaaacgcaatgaaactttacggagattttttatggaccagaagacacgcAATGAGCCAAGGCAgtgcctgggggtgctccgaggggagcacaacccaccagggcgcgccaggccccaggcgcgccctggtgggttgtgcccacctctggtgcccccggactgcctctttgctctacaAATGCCCCCAATATTTCAGAAACCCTAGGGAAgtcaacgaaaatcaattccagacgccgtagagtccagaaccaccagacccaatctagacaccatcacggagggattcaccacttccattggtgcctcttcgaagatgcatgagtagttctttgtagaccttcgggtccgtagttagtagctacatggcttcttctctctcgtttgattctcaatacaatggtctttTGGAAattcatatgatgtaactctttttgcggtgtgtttgttgggatcgaatgaactttgagtttatgatcagatctatctttttatatccatgaaaggtATTTttgtttctttgatctcttatatgcatgattgcttatagcctcgtatttcttcttcgatatttggattttgtttggccaacttgatctatttatcttgcaatgggaagatgtgctttgtagtgggttcgatcttacggtgctcgatcccagtgacagaaggggaaccgatacgtatgtgtcattgctactaaggataaaaagatggggtctatctctacatagatagatcttgtctacatcatgtcatcgttcttattgcattactccgtttctccataaacttaatacactagatgcatgctcgatagcagtcgatgtgtggagtaatagtagtagatgcaagcaggagtcggtctactaatgttggacgtgatgcctatgtaatgatcattgcctggatatcatcatgattatttgaagttctatcaattgcccaacagtaatttgtttacccactgtttgctatttttctcgagagaagccactagagAAACCTACGCTCCCGgatctctttctcatattatttaccttcacgatctattttattttccttttattttcagatctattaaactaaaaatacaaaaataccttgctgcaatttattttatttggcgttcgatctatcaatatttacaactttctcctGTCTAcgtgccaatttctggcgccgctacccgaaaggaATTGACAaacccttttacacgtcgggttgcgagtatttgttatttgtgtgcatgtgatgtttatgttgtgttgcttggttctcctactggttcgataatcttggtttcatatctgagggaaatacctaccgtcgttgtgctgcatcatctcTTCCTCTTTGAAAAAATACAGACGTAGCTTCAAGCGGCATCACTTCTCTAGTGAATTTACAAAGCACTAAAATAAACAAAGGAAAATTTACTGGTTTCTTGAGAGAATTATATGATCTCGAAGCTAACCTGAAAGGGAACAACACTGTAACAATTATTCTATTACCTAAAAAAGAGTATTCCTTCGAAATTAAGTATTACATGTGTATCTCCCTTGTCCACAGCCTCCCGAGCTTGTCCACCCTCTACAGTTAGGTTTCTTAGGCGGAAGATGCATTGTCGAGAACTTTGGGCTCGCAGCTGAGCTGGTTCAGTACGCCCACAAAAGGAAATTGCCAATGATTGTGTTGAAGCTGGACTTCCACAAAGTCTGTGATGGCGTAAGTTGGGATGGAGGTTTGAAGAATTGGTTATTTCAATTGGCAAACAAGAGAAGGTGgacatgccttttacaaggaagcATGGAGTTGCTAAACTATTCGTGGGGGTTATCAATATTGATGAGGTCCCATAATTTGTAAATTGGTATTATAAGAGTGTTGGCTATGAACTGCATTTAGAGATAGAAGGGCATCCTTTCCTGAGTGATGACATGCATAATGGCGATGATCAAAATGATAAGTCTGTTGACGGGGCTGACAAAGGTGCTGATAAAGGGAAGGGAACCGAGGGAGACCATTCTTCACGTAATGGCAAAGGAGGGGCTACTGAGTTTGTGTCTCGTAAAGACAACTCATTGGTGCCTATTTCGCAAGTTGTGACTAGGATGGTAACCTCTACACTGACTGTGGGTAGGGATGTAAATGGCAAATAAGCGGCGTCCGCAAGTCACATTTAGTTAGCTTTAGCCAGCCCCACAGTTAATTTTCCCCCAGAAAACAAATTATTGAATTGTTAGATCATAAGTGGGTTTAAACAGGGTTACATGGGACCGGGTTTACATCCCTAATTGTGGGTATACGGTTTTAGTCTTCTGCAATGGGCTCAGCTCTTAGTCGCCTTTGAAATCATGTAGAAGGTGATGTCATGACGGAGCAGGAGCCACCGTTGCAATCTCCGGTGCGCGAGGATGTCCCACTTTTGGTGCGGCCTGTTGAGCCTCGACCTTATTGTGGCGTTGGGCTAGGCAAGCCCACCAGGGTCATGTTTCCTGGGTTGTCACCTACTGGGCTTGTGGCAGACACGCTGAGGCAGAAGCCCTCGCCTGTGCGGGCCACCATTAGTGGGTCTCCTCCTCCTAGGTCAGCCTTGTGCAGCCCGCTGTTGTATCGCCGTTACATGAAAATTCAAGGCAGGTGGTCTCGATGAGCACTATTACAGCTAGAAATCCTCCCTCGTTCACCTGTGGCTGCAGCTCGAAAGTCATCCACTGTCAGTTGCAGCTAGGTGATCTTCTTCACCGATGGTTCCTGTTAGACCTTCTTACATCTCTAGGGCGGATGTGATCACACTTGGAGGGATTCTTGATCCATCTTCGGTGGATATGCCTACGATCTAGTGGATTCAAGTGCATCCAGATGCCGATGAGTTGCCGATGGGTCGCTCCATGCGGGCGGCGAAGCTTCTCAATATCGAGTCTACTACAAGTATGTTGGTTAATACACATTTTTTTGATTTTGGAAGTTTTCCAAGGAAGTTATTTTAGATAAAACTACAAGCATTGGGGTTTCCTTGGGTAATAATAGTCATGAGGCGACGATGTTTATTAATGAGTTGTTGGACTCTGAGGCAGATAGAGCTATGGTCATGTTACAAAACTGTGCCACTAAACAGATGGAGGAAAGTGATGTTACTGGGTTGGGTATTCAAGTGATTGATTTGTTATGTGAGGATCTTGCTCCTATGAGTGTTGAGGTGCTGCAACATCATGTAGATATTCCAGGTACTCCTAGGGGCTCTAAGGCAAAGGAAGGTCATGCAAACATTCATGTGCCCCTGAAAAAGAACATGCGCACTCTGAAGCGAATACAACACGATTTTTCTGCAGTGTGATATAGTTCTAGGAATAAGTTAAGGGTTAAATATCACGATGAATTATGAGAGGCATCTTTTGGAAATAGCATATCTCTACTAGACTTGGGGAAGCGTATGTTTTTCGATTAAACGACGAGGAAAGAAAGGTTGGATTTTATTGCCCTATTAGAGATCGGTAAACCCAATTTTACTTCGCAATTTTTGGGCACTATTTCAGGTGGTTTGGATTTTTGGGTATTGCCATCCTCCTCGGGGGTGATCTGGTGGAATCTTACTTGGGGTTGGAAAGTCTTTGCTTCAGGTCAGGAAGATGGAGGTGGGTGATTATGCTGTCAAGTTTCACGTGTAGTCGAAAGTTGACGGCTATGATTGGGCTCTCATTTCGGTTTATGGAGCAGCATGACCTGAGCGCGTGCCCGCCTTCCTAGATGAATTAGTTCGTGTCTGTGGAGATGAGAATTTGCACCTTTTTGTGGAGGAGATTTTAACATTATTCATTAGAGCGATGAGAAGAATAATGGTAATTTTGATGGTAGATGATCTTTCATGCTTAAGGCTATTATTGAGAACCTTGACTTGTGAGAGATAGCTCTTAGAAGTCGATAATATACCCACGCTAACAATCTAGAGAATCAAACTTATGAATAGTTGGACTGTGT from Triticum urartu cultivar G1812 chromosome 3, Tu2.1, whole genome shotgun sequence encodes:
- the LOC125548143 gene encoding RING-H2 finger protein ATL39-like; its protein translation is MAEAKRMHEQTTGCLPVDQSCFALSRLSSAYRATRNNDPACCSTTSYLEVLGISFATLLIILFVLCMIRCYLMRRAVNRVTVGAATSTGAGATVVVKKRPTGLSEDAIAALPKFEYRHTADESDRWECSICLCTMADGEVARQLPRCMHLFHRACVDMWLTAHTTCPVCRAEVVKPTDNDERCPKTPAAEAGPSVPPRLEDGQRDLEAQL